A genomic segment from Amphiura filiformis chromosome 10, Afil_fr2py, whole genome shotgun sequence encodes:
- the LOC140163209 gene encoding uncharacterized protein, whose amino-acid sequence MAGFKLDQCVQRVGNQSHLSRLSSGLNQLRQQAAFCDVNIIVGHQRFPAHKAVLSCASDYFQGMFSSGFQESTMSEITVPGTEESFAQILDFAYTGYFSLSLRTVTGILQMACYMVIPEAMDLCAEYLRQVKGSFTVEDCYEIWSITSNHSSIADVARLYRSYLVENFSKCVQSKVFLENSSASVMLEILSDKDIETDNMAEEQILQGTVMWLKYDWEQRKVHAVDLLKKMCLGLVPVDRLHKILGDELLAIPECNEMVEEVVKLSVTMDTASPPLVKSCPELFATRNTITARLYAENSACANHDYDYYGSTGPIMLFECKTKTACYEMTKLADIPNRFPYSANMNSTVAPVVSTENQLYAAIDVYYDAQDQEDIENHDKWLLENNFFQYVSETNEWILLPPIPVRMLGYWIPRLFYIKEYIYLIGAYDTFKSMIQRFNIRRKLWEILIHDLLFEISYAILLSTGQILIKAKQPRTGPIIPGGGLYLPVAVALYMYKPATNELLDVSVDTTLDENEDSFFVEHDDNYYLVTVGKHNEPDKINRVICDFASDRPTMVIGDVVEDETIDKEKHFLPEFTFDKRKLGLVQEPCECEYHVKKGEAKLE is encoded by the coding sequence ATGGCGGGATTCAAGCTAGATCAGTGTGTACAACGTGTAGGGAATCAATCCCACTTATCTCGTCTATCATCAGGACTTAACCAGTTGAGACAACAGGCAGCATTCTGTGATGTCAACATCATTGTTGGACATCAAAGATTCCCTGCTCACAAAGCAGTTCTAAGCTGTGCAAGTGACTACTTCCAAGGAATGTTCTCATCAGGGTTTCAAGAAAGCACAATGAGTGAGATAACTGTTCCTGGAACTGAAGAAAGCTTTGCCCAAATCTTGGACTTTGCTTATACAGGATACTTCAGTCTCTCCTTACGAACTGTCACAGGTATTCTCCAAATGGCTTGTTACATGGTGATACCTGAAGCAATGGATTTATGTGCTGAATATCTGAGACAAGTCAAGGGTAGTTTCACAGTTGAAGACTGTTATGAGATATGGTCGATTACGAGCAATCATAGCAGTATTGCAGATGTTGCACGATTGTATAGAAGTTACCTTGTAGAAAACTTCTCCAAATGTGTTCAATCCAAAGTGTTTCTGGAAAATTCTTCAGCAAGTGTGATGCTGGAGATTCTGAGTGACAAAGATATTGAGACGGACAACATGGCGGAAGAACAGATTCTGCAAGGAACAGTGATGTGGCTGAAGTATGATTGGGAGCAACGCAAAGTCCATGCAGTTGACCTCCTGAAGAAGATGTGTCTTGGTCTGGTGCCAGTTGACCGACTCCACAAGATACTTGGTGATGAGTTACTAGCCATACCAGAGTGTAATGAAATGGTGGAGGAGGTTGTCAAGTTGAGTGTTACCATGGATACGGCTTCACCACCATTGGTCAAAAGTTGCCCAGAGTTGTTTGCTACTAGAAACACTATTACAGCTAGATTGTACGCAGAGAACAGTGCTTGTGCAAACCATGACTATGATTATTATGGTAGCACTGGTCCCATCATGTTATTCGAATGCAAAACTAAAACAGCATGCTATGAGATGACCAAGTTGGCTGATATTCCTAATCGATTTCCTTATTCTGCAAATATGAACAGCACTGTTGCACCAGTTGTCAGCACTGAGAATCAATTATATGCTGCAATTGATGTTTATTATGATGCGCAAGATCAAGAAGATATTGAAAATCATGACAAATGGCTTTTGGAAAATAACTTTTTCCAATACGTGTCTGAGACGAATGAATGGATCTTGCTTCCACCAATACCAGTCCGAATGTTGGGCTATTGGATTCCTAGACTGTTTTATATAAAAGAATACATATATTTGATTGGTGCATATGACACCTTCAAGAGTATGATTCAACGATTCAATATTCGTCGCAAATTGTGGGAAATTCTTATACACGATCTATTGTTTGAAATATCGTATGCTATTTTACTATCAACAGGACAGATATTAATCAAAGCAAAACAACCAAGAACAGGTCCTATAATTCCTGGTGGCGGTTTATACTTGCCTGTTGCAGTCGCTCTGTACATGTATAAACCTGCTACCAATGAATTACTAGATGTCTCTGTTGATACCACATTGGATGAAAATGAAGATTCATTCTTTGTTGAGCATGATGATAACTACTACCTAGTTACTGTAGGCAAACACAATGAGCCTGACAAAATAAACAGAGTTATCTGTGACTTTGCTAGTGATAGGCCTACAATGGTAATTGGAGATGTCGTTGAAGATGAAACAATAGATAAAGAAAAGCATTTTTTGCCAGAATTTACTTTTGACAAGCGCAAACTAGGGTTGGTTCAAGAGCCTTGTGAGTGTGAATACCATGTGAAGAAAGGTGAAGCAAAGCTGGAGTAG